The Polaribacter sp. Q13 sequence CTATTATTGTTGATGGACAATGCAAACATCATGGAAATTTAAGTGAAGAATGGGTAGATGTTAAAGTAAATAAACTCTTTAAAAAAGCATGCGACGGAGTTAAGTTCTACGTAAGTAATGATGCTGATTTAGCTGGAGTTGCTGAAATGAGTTTAGGTGCAGGAAAAGATGTAAAAGGAAAAGTTTTTGTAATTACAATTGGTACAGGACTTGGCTCTGGTCTATTTTATGATGGTAAATTGATACCGAATGTAGAATTGGGTAGAATTTATCATACTAACGGGGAAATTATAGAAAGATTTGCCGCAGATTCTGCGAGAAAGAGAGAAGAATTAACTTTAACAGAATGGGCTAAAAGATTTGATATTTTTTTAAATCATGTGAAAACATTGCACACTCCTACTTTATTTATTTTAGGTGGAGGAATTAGTAAAAGATATGATGAATTTAAAAAACACTTAACGGTAGATGTACCTATAGAAGTTGCTGAATTTAAAAATAATGCAGGTATTATTGGCGCAGCAATGTTTGCTCATAAAAAACATAAGAAATAAAAAAAGTTATAGTAGACCAAATATTTCTCGTTATTCAATCCACAATACACCTACTTACAGATTTAGAATTAGACAAAAGCGCATAATTTAATTTAGAATGAACTTTAGAAAAGCAACCAAAAACGACATTTCAATCATCGTTGAAATGATGGCTGATGATATATTAGGAAAAAAAAGAGAAAGCTTTCAGAATCCTTTACCTAACTCCTATTTAGAAGCATTTAAAAAGATAGATGCTGATGAAAATCAAGAACTTATTGTTGTAGAAAATAATAACTTAGAAGTTATCGGAACTTTACAAATTACTTATATTCAATACCTAAGTTATTGTGGCGGAACTAGAGCACAAATAGAAAATGTATTTATTAGAAGTGATCAAAGAGGACTCGGAATTGGAAAAAAAGTCTTTGAATGGGCAATAAACAGAGCCAAAGAAAAAAAGGTACATGTAGTACAATTAACTTCGGATAAAAAAAGACCTAGAGCCATTAAATTTTATGAAGATTTAGGATTTAAAGCGACTCATGAAGGAATGAAAATGCACTTTTAAAAAGTAATTTTCTAGACAATAATTAGAATCAAATAGATTAAGAAATTTTTCAACATATTTATGCAACCAACCACCTTATTTTACATCATTATCTCCATATTAATTATCAGTTTTATTATTGATAAAATATTAGACTACTTAAATGAGAAACGTTTTGATGCTGAAATTCCGGAGAAACTAAAAGATGTTTATGATGAAGATGAATACAAAAAATCGCAAGCTTATAAAAAGACAAGTGCTAAATTTTCGAACATCACTTCATTGTTTTCTACATTATTAACCTTAGTATTCTTTTTTGCAGACGGATTTAAATATGTAGATGATTTTGCAAGAACTTATACAGATAACCCAATTTTAGTAGCTTTAATTTTCTTTGGAGTTATTATGTTGGGATCAGGAATATTGACCACACCTCTCTCCTATTATAGTACTTTTGTTATCGAAGAAAAGTTTGGTTTTAACAAATCGACAAAGAAAACTTTCTGGTTAGATAAACTAAAAGGTGCACTCATGAGTGTTTTATTAGGTGGTGGAATTTTAGCTTTAATTATTTGGTTTTATCAATTAACCGGAGAAAACTTCTGGATTTATGCTTGGGCTTTAGTGGCTGTTTTCTCTTTGTTTATGAACATGTTTTACGCAAAATTAATTGTTCCTTTATTCAACAAACAAAGTCCGTTAGAAAATGGAGAATTAAAAACGGCTATAGAAAAATATGCTAAAAGTGTTGGTTTTACGATCAATAATATTTTTGTGATCGATGGTTCTAAACGTTCTACAAAAGCAAATGCCTATTTTTCTGGTTTTGGTTCTCAAAAAAGAATTACATTATACGATACGTTAATTAACGATTTAAATACAGATGAAATTGTTGCTGTTTTAGCACATGAAGTAGGCCATTATAAAAGAAAACATATTATTTTTAATTTAATTTCATCGATTTTATTAACCGGATTTACTTTGTTTATTTTATCACTTTTTATTAATACACCTCTTTTATCAGAAGCATTAGGCGTTTCCATACCCAGTTTTCATATTGGTTTAATTGCATTCGGAATTTTATATTCGCCCATATCTGAAATAACAGGACTGTTCATGAATTATATGTCTCGAAAATTTGAATATCAGGCAGATAATTTTGCCAAAGAAACTTTTGAAGGAAATGCACTAATTACATCACTTAAAAAATTATCAAAAAATAGTTTGAGTAACTTAACGCCACATCCGGCGTATGTTTTTGCACATTACTCACATCCAACTTTGTTGGAAAGAATTACTAATTTAGAAAACTAATTTTTTTCTA is a genomic window containing:
- the ppgK gene encoding polyphosphate--glucose phosphotransferase, which gives rise to MKVLGIDIGGSGIKAAIVNTKNGELLSERHRIDTPKPAEPKAVAKVIKEMVKHFDWKGPVGCCFPTIIVDGQCKHHGNLSEEWVDVKVNKLFKKACDGVKFYVSNDADLAGVAEMSLGAGKDVKGKVFVITIGTGLGSGLFYDGKLIPNVELGRIYHTNGEIIERFAADSARKREELTLTEWAKRFDIFLNHVKTLHTPTLFILGGGISKRYDEFKKHLTVDVPIEVAEFKNNAGIIGAAMFAHKKHKK
- a CDS encoding M48 family metallopeptidase, whose amino-acid sequence is MQPTTLFYIIISILIISFIIDKILDYLNEKRFDAEIPEKLKDVYDEDEYKKSQAYKKTSAKFSNITSLFSTLLTLVFFFADGFKYVDDFARTYTDNPILVALIFFGVIMLGSGILTTPLSYYSTFVIEEKFGFNKSTKKTFWLDKLKGALMSVLLGGGILALIIWFYQLTGENFWIYAWALVAVFSLFMNMFYAKLIVPLFNKQSPLENGELKTAIEKYAKSVGFTINNIFVIDGSKRSTKANAYFSGFGSQKRITLYDTLINDLNTDEIVAVLAHEVGHYKRKHIIFNLISSILLTGFTLFILSLFINTPLLSEALGVSIPSFHIGLIAFGILYSPISEITGLFMNYMSRKFEYQADNFAKETFEGNALITSLKKLSKNSLSNLTPHPAYVFAHYSHPTLLERITNLEN
- a CDS encoding GNAT family N-acetyltransferase encodes the protein MNFRKATKNDISIIVEMMADDILGKKRESFQNPLPNSYLEAFKKIDADENQELIVVENNNLEVIGTLQITYIQYLSYCGGTRAQIENVFIRSDQRGLGIGKKVFEWAINRAKEKKVHVVQLTSDKKRPRAIKFYEDLGFKATHEGMKMHF